From Sceloporus undulatus isolate JIND9_A2432 ecotype Alabama chromosome 6, SceUnd_v1.1, whole genome shotgun sequence, one genomic window encodes:
- the SRI gene encoding sorcin gives MAYAGHPGAGGGYYQGGYGSAPGGPAFPGQAQDPLYGYFAAVAGQDGQIDADELQRCLTQSGIAGAYKPFNLETCRLMISMLDRDMSGMLGFNEFKELWAVLNGWRQHFMTVDTDRSGAVDSQELQKALTGMGYRLSPQAVNGIVKRYSSRGKISFDDYIACCVKLRALTDSFRRRIAHRDGKLPVDDLENPREHKGQWHLQFLLPNIQMSQSIVDMKNNSVLKEMGSPEEESHSYMMGLQPFKEF, from the exons TATGGAAGTGCTCCAGGAGGGCCAGCTTTTCCTGGACAGGCCCAAGATCCTTTATATGGCTATTTTGCTGCAGTGGCTGGGCAG gaTGGGCAAATAGATGCTGATGAGCTTCAGAGGTGTCTGACCCAATCAGGAATTGCTGGTGCCTATAAAC CTTTCAACCTAGAGACATGTAGGCTCATGATCTCCATGCTTGAT AGAGATATGTCTGGCATGCTGGGTTTCAATGAATTTAAAGAGCTCTGGGCAGTGCTGAATGGTTGGAGGCAACATTTCATGACTGTGGACACTGATAGAAGTGGTGCAGTCGATTCACAGGAGTTGCAGAAGGCCTTGACAGGCATGG gatacaggttgagtccccaGGCAGTCAATGGAATTGTGAAACGATACAGCTCTCGTGGAAAGATCTCGTTTGATGACTACATTGCCTGCTGTGTTAAACTCAGAGCTCTCACTG ATAGTTTTCGAAGAAGGATCGCCCACAGGGATGGTAAACTTCCAGTAGATGAT TTGGAGAACCCAAGGGAACATAAAGGCCAGTGGCACTTGCAGTTTCTTCTTCCCAATATTCAAATGTCCCAAAGTATTGTGGATATGAAAAACAATAGTGTCCTTAAAGAAATGGGTTCCCCGGAAGAAGAGTCTCATTCATATATGATGGGACTGCAGCCTTTCAAGGAATTCTGA